A portion of the Glycine max cultivar Williams 82 chromosome 10, Glycine_max_v4.0, whole genome shotgun sequence genome contains these proteins:
- the LOC100807303 gene encoding uncharacterized protein yields the protein MGKRICEKECALSNGNSHHTHPGRVWGMLHVIRYHHWRQVKRRLTHRRHGGERLDASTRAGIPGTSDDSGVHSMGEHDKPHTELSNVEEELVHSSQPAKNSIKSRLRSLLNEDIYRKKGRHKRSSTCPAKSQLTQAVSVHNIEVDPLSELLLNVQSPEPVLETFQNRLAAGTLDVLSPVFSEKPIANNDKCVDCGTMFSKDILDHSKIHKHFCSPSQGGPEKKSMNAQILTTDASPHLFKDFLDALDVINTNKDFLLEHIQDPGSPLPFHTHNQQSFNGKQRRSKSLSFPVSASSSGSQDSVHGQLINQMVDDWLDSEEEKLQNQSNMQNTSMDESSEDSYQQTIPSGSSNNFDQWGERDSNSSSVSSQVPNNVKTRHFRNLRKKMRHIIDDGRNEKHRITMDAILDKIPSGKRLTKNVKKFIHDKSKNPTIKGEGEDSATRGFGSRLSSNSFNKHQPPPMRNSSLKDSAGRYSQLYHQTCFNSEAKYPKTENLRLRTEERNSILKTPKSFKRFLSMPNLKSYFHQNEELPLPLSPQSSIKKSGDRTTKFKSYFHQNEEMPLLLSPQNSIKKSGDRTTSTNVIDQQKSWFDHNDDSKSQILPPTFADNTNQECSLNADQKQLLVRSASKSGIDFSTEEKADKSIRIEGFGDLRDSEHDIGAETESVSVPAEANSVFSSDTSFLDFTFDLENLNIQEEESDTEIKPVQDDGLDDMAEQQEAKEDHPEEVENFQNIGTLSKRFNYEIPCIEVDPSNEAAFNYVRKVLELSGFTGHDSLGIWYSDNQPLDPSMYEELEGCLLLDPDCSGNSGEGGECNHHLLLFDIINEGLLEIFGRSYNYYPRPLSYLSHVHPLPAGENVLYKVWTLISWYLMNSTTYELYPSLDYYVSKDLAKYDGWMNLQFDSECVGLELDDLIFDDLLEEIIST from the exons ATGGGGAAGCGAATTTGCGAGAAAGAATGTGCATTGTCTAATGGAAATAGCCATCACACTCATCCAGGACGAGTATGGGGAATGCTTCACGTTATAAGGTACCATCATTGGCGTCAGGTCAAGAGAAGGCTTACACACAGGAGGCATGGTGGTGAAAGACTTGATGCTAGTACTA GAGCTGGAATTCCAGGAACTTCTGATGATTCTGGGGTTCACTCTATGGGAGAACATGATAAGCCACATACAGAACTATCTAAT gTTGAAGAAGAGCTGGTACACTCCTCTCAGCCTGCCAAAAATTCCATCAAATCCAGATTAAGGTCACTTCTTAATGAAGATATATACAGAAAGAAGGGTCGACACAAGAGAAGCTCAACCTGCCCTGCAAAGTCGCAACTAACTCAAGCTGTTTCTGTTCACAACATAGAGGTTGATCCACTTAGTGAATTGTTACTGAATGTTCAGAGCCCTGAACCAGTCCTAGAAACCTTTCAAAACCGTCTTGCTGCTGGCACATTGGATGTGTTGTCACCAGTTTTCTCCGAGAAACCAATTGCCAACAATGACAAATGTGTAGATTGTGGAACAATGTTTTCTAAAGACATTTTGGATCATAGCAAGATTCATAAGCACTTTTGCTCTCCTAGTCAAGGTGGTCCTGAAAAGAAGTCGATGAATGCACAGATACTTACAACTGATGCTTCACCCCATCTTTTCAAGGACTTTCTTGATGCATTGGATGTGATCAACACAAACAAGGACTTCCTATTAGAACATATACAGGATCCAGGCTCTCCTTTGCCATTCCACACTCACAATCAACAGTCTTTCAATGGTAAACAGAGACGATCCaaatctctctcatttcctGTATCAGCCTCATCGTCAGGAAGCCAAGATTCTGTTCATGGCCAACTCATAAACCAAATGGTAGATGATTGGTTGGATTCAGAAGAAGAGAAGTTACAAAATCAAAGTAACATGCAAAATACAAGCATGGATGAGTCCTCAGAAGATTCTTACCAACAGACCATTCCATCAGGTTCTTCAAATAATTTTGATCAATGGGGTGAAAGAGATTCTAATTCTTCATCAGTTTCGTCTCAGGTTCCCAACAATGTGAAAACTAGGCATTTCAGGAATCTTAGAAAGAAGATGAGGCACATAATTGATgatggaagaaatgaaaagcatCGCATTACCATGGATGCTATACTTGACAAAATTCCTAGCGGAAAGAGGCTCACCAAAAATGTGAAGAAGTTTATCCATGACAAATCCAAAAACCCCACAATTAAAGGGGAAGGTGAAGACAGTGCAACAAGAGGTTTTGGTAGCCGTCTCTCGTCTAATTCCTTCAACAAGCATCAACCACCACCCATGAGGAATTCATCTCTAAAAGATTCAGCTGGTAGATATTCTCAGTTGTATCATCAGACTTGTTTTAACAGTGAAGCCAAGTATCCTAAGACTGAGAACTTAAGATTGAGAACAGAAGAGAGAAATTCTATATTAAAGACCCCAAAATCCTTTAAAAGGTTTCTTTCAATGCCTAATTTAAAATCTTACTTTCACCAGAATGAGGAGCTGCCTTTACCTTTATCCCCCCAGAGTTCAATCAAGAAATCTGGAGATAGAACCACTAAATTTAAATCTTACTTTCACCAGAATGAGGAGATGCCTTTACTTTTATCCCCCCAGAATTCAATCAAGAAATCTGGAGATAGAACCACAAGCACAAATGTCATTGATCAGCAGAAAAGTTGGTTTGACCATAATGATGATtcaaagagtcaaattttgccACCTACATTTGCTGATAACACAAATCAAGAATGTAGTTTGAATGCTGACCAAAAGCAACTTCTTGTCAGGAGTGCTTCAAAATCAGGAATAGATTTTAGTACCGAGGAAAAGGCAGATAAGAGCATACGAATTGAAGGTTTTGGTGACTTGAGAGACAGTGAACATGACATTGGAGCTGAAACAGAATCTGTTTCTGTGCCAGCGGAAGCAAACTCAGTCTTCTCTTCTGACACCAGCTTTCTAGATTTTACATTTGATCTTGAGAACTTAAACATACAGGAAG AAGAATCAGACACAGAAATAAAGCCAGTGCAAGATGATGGATTAGATGATATGGCTGAGCAACAAGAGGCTAAGGAGGATCACCCTGAGGAGGTTGagaattttcaaaacattggaACTTTAAGCAAGCGTTTCAACTATGAAATTCCATGTATTGAAGTGGATCCAAGTAATGAAGCTGCATTTAATTATGTGAGAAAGGTTTTAGAGCTCTCTGGGTTCACTGGCCATGATTCCCTTGGGATATGGTATTCTGATAACCAACCACTTGATCCTTCAATGTATGAAGAATTGGAGGGGTGCTTGCTTCTTGATCCTGATTGTTCTGGTAATAGTGGTGAAGGTGGAGAATGTAATCATCATCTGCTTCTGTTTGATATAATCAATGAAGGGTTGTTGGAGATTTTTGGCAGATCATACAACTATTAtccaagacccttgtcttatcTCTCCCATGTTCATCCACTTCCAGCAGGAGAAAATGTTCTCTATAAAGTGTGGACACTCATTAGCTGGTATCTGATGAACTCAACAACATATGAGCTTTATCCGTCATTGGATTATTATGTGAGCAAAGATCTTGCAAAATATGATGGGTGGATGAATCTCCAATTTGATTCTGAATGTGTGGGGCTTGAGCTAGATGACTTGATTTTTGATGATCTATTGGAGGAAATAATCTCCACCTAA